The following proteins come from a genomic window of Nothobranchius furzeri strain GRZ-AD chromosome 1, NfurGRZ-RIMD1, whole genome shotgun sequence:
- the sfxn5b gene encoding sideroflexin-5b isoform X3, with protein sequence MMAESVAGPVFQLGRPRFDQSSFLGRLRHFVEIIDPSTLFVSQEKLQECIKLLDDYKHGTLPPGTTDQQLWEAQKIKQAIIHPDTGEKIFMPFRMSGYVPFGTPIVIGLLLPNQTVMSTIIWQWLNQSHNACVNYANRNATKPTPASKFLQGYAGAVTSAVSIAVGLNVLIQKANKLSPATRMIIQRFVPFPAVASANICNVGLMRHSELSEGIDVLDNNSNVVGSSKIAARHAIMETALTRVVLPMPIFVLPPIIMSYLERLRFLQRNRRLLLPIHSVVCLITFGLSLPVAISLFPQMSQIEVSCLEPEIAMATDCKVVTYNKGL encoded by the exons AGTTCATTCCTTGGTCGTCTGAGACATTTTGTAGAAATCATTGACCCCAGCACCCTGTTTGTTTCACAG gaaAAACTGCAGGAATGCATCAAACTTCTTGATGACTACAAACACGGCACCCTTCCACCCGGAACAACTGATCAGCAA TTATGGGAAGCTCAGAAGATCAAACAG GCCATCATTCACCCCGACACAGGAGAGAAGATCTTCATGCCATTTCGAATGTCAG GTTATGTACCATTTGGAACCCCGATT GTCATTGGTCTTCTTCTCCCTAATCAGACTGTGATGTCCACCATTATATGGCAG TGGTTGAACCAGAGTCATAATGCCTGTGTGAACTATGCCAACCGTAATGCTACCAAG CCTACACCAGCATCCAAGTTTCTTCAGGGTTATGCTGGAGCAGTGACAAGTGCTGTTTCTATAGCA GTGGGTCTGAATGTTCTGATTCAGAAGGCCAACAAGCTGAGTCCTGCCACCAGAATGATCATTCAGAGATTTGTTCCCTTCCCAGCTGTAG CAAGTGCTAACATCTGTAACGTGGGTCTAATGAGACACAGTGAGCTGTCTGAAGGGATTGATGTCCTGGACAACAACAGCAATGTGGTGGGATCCTCCAAAATAGCTGCAAGACAC GCAATAATGGAGACAGCCTTGACACGGGTGGTCCTTCCAATGCCCATCTTTGTCCTGCCTCCCATCATCATGTCTTACCTGGAAAG GCTGCGATTCCTGCAGAGGAACCGTCGGTTGTTGCTGCCCATCCACAGCGTTGTTTGCCTGATTACGTTCGGCCTCTCCCTGCCTGTGGCCATCAGCCTGTTTCCTCAGATGTCTCAG ATTGAGGTGTCTTGCCTTGAGCCGGAGATCGCCATGGCAACGGATTGCAAAGTGGTAACCTACAACAAGGGTTTATGA